The proteins below come from a single Cetobacterium somerae ATCC BAA-474 genomic window:
- the purK gene encoding 5-(carboxyamino)imidazole ribonucleotide synthase gives MKKSRRVGILGGGQLAKMLCDSGKKLNCRTIILDPNPDSCGRFSADEHIEAEYNNKESLKKLCEITDVITYEFENVPSEIVDYLKENDGNIPQGKRPLYLSQHRVREKEAVKQIGVKTAKFKGVKNLEELKKAIDEIGYPSILKTCSGGYDGKGQWKLLEEKDLKSINWNENVEYILEEMIRFDKEVSCLVVRGINRDIVSFPIGENIHKNGILNKTIVPARVSKDILEKVEKTSQEIIKKLNIYGPLGIEFFIKENEIYFNEMAPRPHNSAHYTMDACNYSQFDIHLMGILGEKLPEVKLLTKVVMLNIMGEDQEKVKKIKKEHNMNVHIYGKSEWKKNRKMGHINYCGENLEELILKADSF, from the coding sequence ATGAAAAAATCTAGAAGAGTCGGAATTTTAGGTGGAGGACAACTAGCTAAGATGCTATGTGATTCAGGAAAAAAATTAAACTGTAGAACAATAATTTTAGATCCTAATCCAGATTCATGCGGAAGATTTAGTGCTGATGAGCATATTGAAGCTGAATATAACAACAAAGAGAGTTTAAAAAAGCTATGTGAAATTACTGATGTGATAACATACGAGTTTGAAAATGTACCAAGTGAAATAGTAGACTATTTAAAAGAAAATGATGGCAATATTCCTCAAGGAAAGAGACCACTGTATTTAAGTCAACATAGAGTTAGAGAGAAAGAGGCAGTAAAACAAATTGGAGTTAAAACTGCAAAATTTAAAGGTGTTAAAAATTTAGAAGAATTAAAGAAAGCTATTGATGAAATTGGATATCCATCTATTTTAAAAACTTGTTCAGGGGGATATGATGGAAAAGGACAATGGAAATTATTAGAAGAGAAAGATTTAAAAAGTATTAATTGGAATGAAAATGTAGAGTATATTTTAGAAGAGATGATTAGATTTGATAAAGAAGTTTCATGCTTAGTTGTTAGAGGAATAAATAGAGATATAGTAAGTTTTCCAATTGGAGAAAATATCCATAAAAATGGAATTTTAAATAAAACTATAGTTCCTGCAAGGGTATCGAAAGATATTTTAGAAAAAGTGGAAAAAACATCTCAGGAAATTATAAAAAAATTAAATATATATGGACCATTAGGAATAGAATTTTTTATTAAAGAGAATGAAATTTATTTTAATGAAATGGCTCCAAGACCACATAATAGTGCACATTATACAATGGATGCATGTAATTATTCTCAATTTGATATTCATTTAATGGGGATTTTAGGAGAGAAACTACCTGAAGTAAAACTTTTAACAAAAGTAGTGATGTTAAATATAATGGGTGAAGATCAGGAGAAAGTAAAAAAAATTAAAAAAGAACATAATATGAATGTTCACATATATGGAAAGTCAGAATGGAAAAAAAATAGAAAAATGGGCCATATAAACTATTGTGGTGAAAATCTAGAAGAGCTAATTTTAAAAGCTGATTCATTTTAG
- the purE gene encoding 5-(carboxyamino)imidazole ribonucleotide mutase: MKIGVIMGSKSDLPTMNECVNVLKDFGVEHEIKIVSAHRTPNLMFDYAKEAKKRGLEVIVAGAGGAAHLPGMVASLTDLPVIGVPIESKTLKGIDSLLSIVQMPGGVPVATVAIGGAKNAALLAVKILALKDERLAEKIVEYRKNMERMILDEKI, encoded by the coding sequence GTGAAAATAGGTGTAATAATGGGAAGTAAATCTGATTTACCAACTATGAATGAATGTGTAAATGTTTTAAAAGATTTTGGAGTTGAGCATGAGATAAAAATAGTTTCAGCACACAGGACTCCTAATTTAATGTTTGACTATGCGAAAGAAGCTAAAAAAAGAGGGCTAGAAGTTATAGTAGCAGGAGCGGGAGGAGCAGCACATTTACCTGGTATGGTTGCTAGTTTAACTGACTTACCAGTTATTGGAGTACCTATTGAAAGTAAAACTTTAAAAGGAATAGATTCACTTTTATCAATTGTTCAGATGCCAGGAGGTGTTCCTGTAGCAACTGTAGCAATAGGAGGAGCTAAAAATGCCGCATTATTAGCTGTAAAGATATTAGCTTTAAAGGATGAAAGGTTAGCAGAAAAAATTGTCGAGTATAGAAAAAATATGGAAAGGATGATTTTAGATGAAAAAATCTAG
- a CDS encoding efflux RND transporter permease subunit: MSLAGIAIRRPVATVMVMVSMVFLGIVSMLSMKSELLPNMNIPMVVITTTWNGAVPEDVNSQITKKIEDSLSGVDGIKKITSTSSFERSVVSIEFDYGVNIDLKRGDVQREIDAISGELPDDASKPTTQKKLAGSGNTAMMLNVSGPNFLELTTFVNEFMTPRFERIGGVGSVDTLGSPDKQIQIQFDTDKLASYNLTPNELYDLIKTSSINVPLGVIKTGGKDVVARFMGEFNYLDEFENMILRSNGKTLRLKDIANVVLTTEDQSEITKLNGKPSVMLVIEKSTDGNILSITDNAKIALEEMKPYFPKGVEVTTVMDYSENINSSISGVKGNAITGLVLATIVLLVFLKNIRATMLISLALPIAIIFTFAFLSLLGVTINVISLMGLSIGVGMLTDNSVVVIDNIYRHITELKKPVMEASEDGASEVAVAILASALTTMVVFIPVLFIPGIAREIFRDMSLSIIFSNVAALIVSLTLMPMVASRFLKANADITKEGKIFGKVKSGYEKIIEWAITNRKKTVALAFLTFMVMMIIGPMLTRTEFIPKQDYGRYSVVLELEKGLSVERAEEITEQAVEVVKNNPLTKTYISLVKTGVGIVNVDIGPKTDRDVSIFQVMDNLRPELEKIPGIKFNLKDDYQSAGGNRDVEFRISSDSLDVAENIAKQVQDKISQNPGIIDITSSIEPGNVEARVVLNRDKLRAHGISPFDIGRTISYSFLGGNRATGQTLSVKTGTEEIDVLIRLPKDSRTKVSTLEELNVRGADGKFVKVSDVADIVMAEGASEVTKTDKIFYASVSANDGGIGLSKVQSEIVDAFEATNPPKGVSYSWGGMSQLFNEAIVQMGMALGISIFLIYAILASQFENFLLPGIILASVPLAMIGVYGGLLITNSPFDMMVMIGIIMLAGTVVNNAIVLIDFIKILRERGYELNDAVRESCKTRLRPILMTTMTTVCGMIPLALGFGEGAELYSGMSIAVIFGLSFSTLLTLVVIPVLYIMVEDFIDRMKKKLKKQKV; the protein is encoded by the coding sequence ATGTCATTAGCAGGTATTGCTATACGTAGGCCCGTTGCAACAGTAATGGTAATGGTCTCGATGGTATTCTTAGGAATTGTTTCGATGCTATCAATGAAATCAGAACTACTTCCTAATATGAATATTCCAATGGTTGTAATTACTACAACTTGGAATGGAGCTGTTCCAGAAGATGTAAACAGTCAGATTACTAAAAAAATAGAAGACTCACTATCAGGTGTTGATGGAATTAAAAAGATAACATCTACATCATCATTTGAAAGATCAGTTGTAAGTATAGAGTTTGATTATGGTGTAAACATAGATTTAAAAAGAGGAGATGTTCAAAGAGAGATTGATGCTATATCAGGAGAGTTACCAGATGATGCATCAAAACCTACGACACAGAAAAAGTTAGCAGGTTCAGGAAATACTGCGATGATGCTAAACGTATCAGGTCCAAATTTCTTAGAATTGACAACATTTGTAAATGAGTTCATGACTCCAAGATTTGAAAGAATTGGAGGGGTTGGAAGTGTTGATACATTAGGATCTCCAGATAAACAGATTCAAATTCAATTTGATACAGATAAATTAGCATCATATAATTTAACACCGAATGAGTTGTATGATTTAATAAAAACATCATCAATAAATGTTCCTTTAGGAGTTATTAAAACTGGAGGAAAAGATGTTGTTGCCAGATTTATGGGAGAATTTAACTACTTAGATGAATTTGAAAATATGATTTTAAGAAGTAACGGTAAAACTCTTAGATTAAAAGATATTGCTAATGTAGTACTAACTACTGAAGATCAAAGTGAGATAACTAAACTTAATGGAAAACCATCGGTAATGTTAGTTATTGAAAAGTCTACAGATGGAAATATCTTATCGATTACAGATAATGCAAAGATAGCATTAGAAGAGATGAAGCCATACTTTCCTAAAGGTGTAGAAGTAACAACAGTAATGGATTACTCTGAAAATATTAATTCATCGATTTCAGGAGTAAAAGGAAATGCGATTACAGGACTTGTTCTAGCGACAATAGTACTTTTAGTATTCTTAAAAAATATTAGAGCTACAATGCTGATATCATTAGCATTACCAATAGCTATTATATTTACATTCGCTTTCTTATCTCTTTTAGGAGTAACGATAAACGTTATCTCTCTAATGGGATTATCTATTGGAGTAGGAATGCTAACGGACAACTCAGTTGTTGTTATAGATAATATCTATAGACATATAACGGAATTAAAAAAACCAGTAATGGAAGCGTCAGAAGATGGAGCATCGGAAGTTGCTGTAGCAATATTAGCATCAGCATTAACAACAATGGTTGTATTTATTCCAGTATTGTTTATTCCTGGTATTGCAAGAGAGATATTTAGAGATATGTCATTATCAATAATATTCTCTAACGTTGCCGCTTTAATAGTATCATTAACTCTAATGCCAATGGTAGCAAGTAGATTTTTAAAAGCTAATGCTGATATTACTAAAGAGGGTAAGATATTTGGAAAAGTAAAAAGTGGATATGAAAAAATAATAGAGTGGGCAATTACAAATAGAAAGAAAACAGTTGCATTAGCATTTTTAACATTTATGGTTATGATGATAATAGGACCAATGTTAACAAGAACAGAGTTTATACCAAAACAAGATTATGGTAGATATTCTGTTGTTTTAGAACTAGAAAAAGGACTTTCTGTTGAAAGAGCAGAAGAGATTACAGAGCAAGCAGTTGAAGTAGTAAAAAATAATCCTTTAACAAAAACATATATCTCTCTTGTAAAAACAGGAGTAGGTATTGTAAACGTTGATATAGGGCCAAAGACTGATAGAGATGTATCAATATTCCAAGTAATGGATAATTTAAGACCTGAATTAGAAAAAATACCTGGAATTAAGTTTAACTTAAAAGATGATTATCAATCAGCAGGTGGAAATAGAGACGTTGAATTTAGAATATCTTCTGATTCATTAGATGTTGCTGAAAATATAGCAAAACAAGTACAAGATAAAATTAGTCAAAATCCTGGTATTATAGATATTACATCAAGTATAGAACCAGGAAATGTAGAAGCTAGAGTTGTCTTAAACAGAGATAAATTAAGAGCACATGGAATTAGTCCATTTGATATAGGTAGAACAATAAGTTACTCTTTCCTTGGAGGAAATAGAGCAACTGGACAAACACTATCTGTAAAAACAGGAACAGAAGAGATTGATGTTTTAATAAGATTACCAAAAGATTCAAGAACTAAGGTTTCAACTTTAGAGGAGTTAAATGTTAGAGGAGCAGATGGTAAATTTGTAAAAGTATCAGATGTAGCGGATATTGTTATGGCAGAGGGAGCATCAGAAGTAACTAAAACAGATAAGATATTCTATGCATCAGTTTCAGCAAATGACGGTGGAATAGGATTAAGTAAAGTTCAAAGTGAAATCGTAGATGCATTTGAAGCAACTAACCCGCCAAAAGGTGTTTCTTATTCATGGGGTGGAATGTCGCAATTGTTTAACGAAGCAATTGTTCAAATGGGAATGGCTCTTGGAATCTCAATATTCTTAATATACGCTATTCTGGCATCACAGTTTGAAAACTTCTTACTTCCAGGGATTATATTAGCATCAGTACCGTTAGCAATGATTGGTGTTTATGGAGGATTATTAATCACAAACTCTCCATTTGACATGATGGTAATGATTGGAATAATAATGCTAGCAGGAACCGTTGTTAATAACGCCATAGTTCTTATTGACTTTATTAAGATTTTAAGAGAAAGAGGATATGAACTTAATGATGCTGTAAGAGAATCGTGTAAAACAAGACTTAGACCAATTTTGATGACTACAATGACAACAGTATGTGGTATGATTCCTCTTGCTTTAGGATTTGGAGAGGGAGCAGAGTTATATTCAGGAATGTCTATAGCTGTTATATTTGGTTTATCATTCTCAACACTGCTAACACTAGTAGTAATTCCAGTTCTATACATTATGGTTGAAGACTTTATTGATAGAATGAAGAAAAAGTTAAAGAAGCAAAAAGTATAA
- a CDS encoding efflux RND transporter periplasmic adaptor subunit, with the protein MKKGLFILTAAAILMTACGKKEEAVVEKPKKPVVASQVKKEQVSDIYTTDGTIVPQEKVNHTLDTQGTVSTVLKKNGDFVKKGEVIVKFTDAKAESNYDAAKANLQSTKNNFEKFNKLYEKQMISQLEFLNYRDAYTNALADYTAKKSNYDKLTRKSELTGLVGNLNLKSGNVVEANSTVFTVVDENIMEITVDFPGYWLSTLNEGSPVTLMVSDLGGKEFDGKIKSINPIADAETKKFPVKISIDNKTKELKDGMYTKVVIPTEKREGLIVPQQAVFIRDLLSYVYKIEDGKAKRVEVTTGATIKPNIEVISEELKPGDLVVSDGIFGLADGDEITINNETK; encoded by the coding sequence ATGAAAAAGGGATTATTCATATTAACAGCGGCAGCTATCTTGATGACTGCTTGTGGGAAAAAAGAAGAAGCAGTAGTAGAAAAACCAAAAAAGCCAGTAGTGGCATCACAAGTTAAAAAGGAACAAGTTTCAGATATATATACAACTGATGGAACAATTGTACCTCAAGAAAAAGTAAACCATACATTAGACACACAAGGAACTGTATCAACAGTATTAAAGAAAAATGGAGATTTTGTTAAAAAAGGTGAAGTAATAGTAAAATTTACAGATGCAAAAGCTGAGTCAAATTATGATGCAGCAAAAGCTAATTTACAATCAACAAAAAATAATTTTGAAAAATTTAATAAGCTTTATGAGAAACAGATGATATCTCAGTTAGAGTTTTTAAATTATAGAGATGCATATACAAATGCATTAGCAGATTATACAGCTAAAAAATCAAACTACGATAAATTAACTAGAAAATCTGAGTTAACAGGGTTAGTAGGAAACTTAAACTTAAAGTCTGGAAATGTAGTAGAAGCTAATTCAACTGTATTCACAGTAGTAGATGAGAATATAATGGAAATAACTGTTGATTTCCCAGGTTACTGGTTAAGTACATTAAACGAGGGATCACCAGTGACTTTAATGGTTTCTGATTTAGGTGGAAAAGAGTTTGATGGAAAAATTAAATCTATAAATCCAATAGCAGATGCAGAAACAAAGAAGTTTCCAGTAAAAATATCTATTGATAACAAAACAAAAGAGTTAAAAGATGGAATGTACACAAAAGTTGTAATTCCAACTGAAAAAAGAGAAGGACTTATTGTACCGCAACAAGCAGTATTTATAAGAGACTTATTAAGTTATGTTTATAAAATAGAAGATGGAAAAGCAAAGAGAGTAGAGGTTACAACAGGAGCTACAATAAAACCAAATATTGAGGTTATATCAGAAGAGTTAAAACCAGGAGATTTAGTAGTATCTGATGGTATATTCGGATTAGCTGATGGAGATGAAATTACAATAAATAACGAAACAAAATAG
- a CDS encoding TolC family protein, with translation MKKLLGLLVLLSTAAFSRELTLESAIDLALENGKTIKTSELSKENAKLNVRRAFKTALPTVTYNGQYQKAEHTNRNMLDIVESDGTTGIGAKSGYTQTIGLYQPLFRGGAITGGILGAEASRNMADIYLLSEKRDVRLDIIALYSSIINFEKDLTVLETSRKELQARYDKQSEQLNLRLVTKADLLKTEYSILDLEAQITGTKTNLEIAKKDLKLKLMIPNNEEITLKDFQVPENLTSGIDFGKDLDQALTNSLSAKLAVNKVNYAAAEKVVARSSLLPQVDAFATYGTSKESHHFDNSFDNAEWRGGVSVKWDVFSFGSGIDEYNVAKNNENIESINQELTSDNIKLSVTKNYRELIRLQQLRDSRNKALEAATENFNIDTERYNAGLISTVDYLLSESQYRQAAVDYNSAVLNYYVAFEKYRSSLI, from the coding sequence ATGAAAAAGTTATTAGGATTACTGGTATTGCTTTCAACAGCAGCCTTTTCAAGAGAACTGACATTAGAAAGTGCAATTGATTTAGCCTTAGAAAATGGAAAAACGATAAAAACATCAGAGTTATCAAAAGAAAATGCAAAGTTAAATGTTAGAAGAGCATTTAAAACAGCTTTACCAACAGTAACATACAATGGACAATATCAAAAAGCAGAGCACACAAATAGAAATATGCTAGATATAGTTGAATCAGATGGAACAACAGGAATAGGAGCAAAAAGTGGATACACACAAACAATAGGTCTTTATCAACCTTTATTTAGAGGAGGGGCGATAACAGGTGGAATTTTAGGTGCTGAAGCTTCAAGAAATATGGCAGATATCTATCTTTTATCTGAAAAAAGAGATGTAAGATTAGATATAATAGCTCTATATTCAAGTATAATAAATTTTGAAAAAGATTTAACAGTTTTAGAGACATCTAGAAAAGAGTTACAAGCTAGATATGATAAGCAAAGCGAACAATTAAATTTAAGACTAGTTACAAAAGCCGATCTTTTAAAAACTGAATATTCTATTTTAGATTTAGAGGCACAAATAACAGGAACTAAAACAAATTTAGAGATAGCTAAAAAAGATTTGAAATTGAAGCTAATGATTCCAAATAATGAAGAGATTACTTTAAAAGATTTCCAAGTACCAGAAAACTTAACTTCAGGAATTGATTTTGGAAAAGATTTAGATCAAGCACTAACAAATAGTTTATCTGCTAAACTAGCAGTAAATAAAGTTAACTATGCAGCAGCTGAAAAAGTTGTAGCAAGATCAAGTTTATTACCGCAAGTTGATGCTTTTGCAACATATGGAACATCAAAAGAAAGTCATCATTTTGATAATAGTTTTGACAATGCTGAATGGAGAGGTGGAGTTTCTGTAAAATGGGACGTATTTTCATTTGGAAGTGGAATTGATGAATATAATGTGGCAAAAAACAATGAAAATATAGAATCTATAAATCAAGAGTTAACATCAGATAATATAAAACTATCTGTTACAAAAAATTATAGAGAATTAATACGTTTACAACAATTAAGAGATTCTAGAAATAAGGCTTTAGAAGCAGCAACAGAAAACTTTAATATAGATACAGAAAGATATAATGCAGGATTAATTTCAACTGTAGATTATTTATTATCAGAAAGTCAATATAGACAAGCAGCTGTAGATTATAACTCAGCAGTATTAAATTATTATGTAGCATTTGAAAAGTATAGATCATCACTTATTTAA
- a CDS encoding TetR/AcrR family transcriptional regulator, with amino-acid sequence MLKEGKKEQILEAAKDVLLKKGIFKTRVEDITTYLGIAKGSFYTYFKSKDQLLEEIIDRVYEIREAELEELLKSDSNYEERIKIFIIKRFVISSDNLKSHLILINLTRNLEHLTPVLREKLLQIEILNRKFLKEIIKNIPNINYSEDEMNTIIIFIMGGIKSYRLERLFYKNTDDYFISDIDEFRERLRNINLEKEVELVVSGILKLLTGGN; translated from the coding sequence ATGCTAAAGGAGGGAAAAAAAGAACAAATTTTAGAAGCAGCGAAAGATGTTTTGTTGAAAAAAGGGATATTTAAAACACGAGTTGAAGATATAACTACTTATTTAGGAATTGCTAAAGGAAGCTTTTATACGTATTTCAAATCTAAAGATCAACTTTTAGAAGAAATTATTGATAGAGTGTACGAAATTAGAGAAGCAGAATTAGAAGAACTTTTAAAAAGTGATTCTAATTATGAAGAGCGAATAAAAATTTTTATAATAAAAAGATTTGTCATATCATCAGATAACTTAAAGTCTCACTTAATATTAATAAATTTAACAAGAAATCTAGAGCATTTAACACCTGTTCTTAGAGAAAAACTTTTACAAATAGAGATTTTAAATAGAAAATTTCTAAAAGAGATAATAAAAAATATTCCAAATATAAATTATTCAGAAGATGAAATGAATACAATCATAATCTTCATTATGGGTGGAATAAAATCTTATAGATTAGAGAGATTATTTTATAAGAATACAGATGACTACTTTATAAGTGATATAGATGAGTTTAGAGAAAGACTAAGAAATATAAACTTAGAAAAAGAAGTAGAATTAGTGGTAAGTGGAATTTTAAAATTACTAACAGGAGGAAATTAA
- a CDS encoding SpoIID/LytB domain-containing protein produces MKKRNIKNMIAIGICLLGFTGCSSSSKKDYYERPGSSSSNLKGDRVDLYGSYSKDKIPVARPIPYLKYVNDMESPKVPIKYYKEKEFLDFYKNTKVKGHGDNSNYWRWKVTLTKKEISNVLNKNLVTLSSRRPKEVLTYEKGEWIAKKIPLNPVGEVITLRVLERGKSGLVTKLLIKGTRGEYIVAKEGNIRNLLSLSRNNVDSVVNIYGAKGGSASYNDKPISKNPSMLPSAFIAIEKLGNGGFNIYGGGFGHGSGIPQWSAMDLTKNKGYSYKQVLQRYYTDTKLKNMRSVDGIGDKIRVGIMNSGFSTLNHSKISMFSLGTIKIKSKDGNVNINPRTSVDFVVKDGYTQVIVQNKLRLKTRNFINITSNKMISVTNIRRNVRNKYPTYRGEFEIRLAQGGKSLNLINEINIEDYLLQVVPSEMPQSFGLEALKVQAIAARTYAAKDILRNRYAKQGFHIVDSTQSQVYNNLDENELASQGVKSTKGLILVHEDKPIDAKYYSTSSGFNSSAHNVW; encoded by the coding sequence ATGAAAAAGCGAAATATAAAAAATATGATAGCTATTGGTATTTGTTTATTAGGTTTTACAGGATGTAGTAGTAGTTCAAAAAAAGATTATTATGAAAGACCAGGAAGTTCTTCATCTAATTTAAAAGGAGATAGAGTTGATTTATATGGGAGTTATTCTAAAGATAAAATACCTGTGGCAAGACCGATACCATATTTAAAATATGTAAACGATATGGAGTCCCCAAAAGTTCCAATTAAGTATTATAAAGAAAAAGAATTTTTAGATTTTTACAAAAATACTAAAGTTAAGGGACATGGAGATAATTCAAATTATTGGAGATGGAAAGTTACTTTAACTAAAAAAGAGATAAGTAATGTATTAAATAAAAATTTAGTAACTTTAAGTTCGAGAAGACCAAAAGAGGTATTAACTTATGAAAAAGGAGAATGGATAGCTAAAAAAATTCCATTAAATCCAGTTGGTGAAGTTATAACTTTAAGAGTTCTTGAAAGAGGTAAATCAGGTTTAGTAACAAAATTATTAATAAAAGGAACTAGAGGAGAATATATTGTTGCAAAAGAGGGGAATATTAGAAATTTACTAAGTTTAAGTAGAAATAATGTAGATAGTGTAGTAAATATTTATGGTGCCAAAGGAGGAAGTGCTAGCTACAATGATAAGCCAATATCAAAAAATCCAAGTATGTTACCATCAGCATTTATAGCAATAGAAAAGCTAGGAAATGGTGGTTTTAATATTTATGGTGGAGGATTTGGACATGGTTCCGGTATACCTCAATGGTCTGCTATGGATTTAACTAAAAATAAGGGATATTCATACAAACAAGTTTTACAAAGATATTATACAGATACAAAGTTAAAAAATATGAGATCAGTAGATGGAATAGGAGATAAAATAAGAGTTGGTATAATGAACAGTGGATTTTCAACTCTTAATCATTCAAAAATTTCAATGTTTTCTTTAGGAACCATAAAAATAAAAAGTAAAGATGGAAATGTAAATATAAATCCAAGAACTTCGGTTGATTTTGTAGTAAAAGATGGATATACACAAGTAATTGTTCAAAATAAATTAAGATTGAAGACAAGAAACTTTATAAACATCACATCTAATAAAATGATTTCTGTAACAAACATAAGGAGAAATGTAAGAAATAAATATCCAACATATAGAGGTGAATTTGAAATAAGATTAGCTCAAGGTGGAAAAAGTTTAAATTTAATTAATGAAATAAATATAGAAGATTATTTACTACAAGTTGTACCAAGTGAAATGCCACAAAGTTTTGGATTAGAAGCTCTTAAAGTACAAGCAATTGCAGCAAGAACTTATGCAGCAAAAGATATTTTGAGAAATAGATATGCAAAGCAAGGGTTTCATATAGTAGATAGCACACAAAGTCAAGTATATAATAATTTAGATGAAAATGAATTAGCGTCTCAAGGGGTCAAATCGACAAAAGGTTTAATATTGGTGCACGAAGATAAGCCAATAGATGCAAAATATTATTCAACCTCATCTGGATTTAACTCAAGTGCTCATAATGTGTGGTAA
- the kdsB gene encoding 3-deoxy-manno-octulosonate cytidylyltransferase, producing the protein MKFLGVIPARYESTRLPRKPLKDICGHSMIEWVYKRAMKSNLDEVIVATDSQEVFDAVKSFGGEVILTDVNHLNGTSRIAEVCEKITDYDVIINIQGDEPLIEPDMINSLINVFKDEEDLKMATLKHKLLKKEDIENPNYVKVVTDKKDYAIYFSRSVIPYPRNENLDIYFKHVGIYGYKREFVLEYAKLKSTPLENSESLEQLRVLENGYKIKVLETPFEIIGVDTQDELEKVRKYISEKGIEL; encoded by the coding sequence ATGAAGTTTTTAGGAGTAATTCCAGCAAGATATGAATCAACAAGATTACCGAGAAAGCCATTAAAAGATATTTGTGGTCATTCAATGATTGAATGGGTTTATAAAAGAGCTATGAAATCTAATTTAGATGAAGTAATTGTAGCTACAGATTCTCAAGAAGTTTTTGATGCAGTTAAATCATTTGGAGGAGAAGTTATATTAACAGATGTAAATCATTTAAATGGAACTAGTAGAATAGCAGAAGTTTGTGAAAAAATAACTGATTATGATGTAATTATAAATATTCAAGGAGATGAACCTTTAATAGAGCCAGATATGATAAACTCATTGATTAATGTATTTAAAGATGAAGAGGATTTAAAAATGGCAACATTAAAACATAAACTCTTAAAAAAAGAGGATATTGAAAATCCTAATTATGTAAAAGTTGTAACTGATAAAAAAGATTATGCAATATATTTTTCAAGAAGTGTAATACCATATCCAAGAAATGAGAATTTAGATATATATTTTAAACATGTGGGTATCTATGGATACAAAAGAGAATTTGTTTTAGAATATGCAAAGTTAAAAAGTACTCCTTTAGAAAATTCAGAATCATTAGAGCAGCTTAGAGTTTTAGAAAATGGATATAAAATAAAAGTTTTAGAAACACCATTTGAAATAATAGGAGTAGATACTCAAGATGAGCTTGAAAAAGTAAGAAAGTATATAAGTGAAAAAGGAATAGAGTTATAA
- a CDS encoding histidine phosphatase family protein, whose product MLRIYFVRHGETVWNTLKIFQGRSNSPLTELGVEQAKKLSQHLKDIDFKKVYSSPQDRALQTTKLLLGDKNIEITTIDEFQEINMGKVEGIPREEFEKNYPIEYHNFWNNAMDYNPSAYNGESYEEILDRVKLGLEKLIKENNNGNILVISHGVTLKAIFNIINEKGIDEFSKQPVPENTSTTIVEYDSNGFKIIKFSDTEHLK is encoded by the coding sequence ATGCTACGTATTTATTTTGTAAGACATGGTGAAACTGTTTGGAATACACTAAAGATTTTTCAAGGAAGATCTAACTCTCCACTAACAGAACTAGGAGTTGAACAAGCTAAAAAACTTTCTCAACACTTAAAAGATATTGATTTTAAAAAAGTTTACTCATCACCACAAGATAGAGCTTTACAAACAACCAAACTTTTACTTGGAGATAAAAATATAGAAATAACTACCATTGATGAATTCCAAGAAATAAATATGGGAAAAGTTGAAGGAATTCCAAGGGAAGAGTTTGAAAAAAATTATCCTATTGAATACCATAATTTCTGGAATAACGCTATGGACTATAATCCTAGTGCTTATAATGGAGAAAGTTATGAAGAGATATTAGATAGAGTTAAACTTGGATTAGAAAAACTTATTAAAGAAAATAATAATGGAAATATCTTAGTTATCAGTCATGGTGTTACACTGAAAGCTATCTTCAATATTATTAATGAAAAAGGTATTGATGAGTTCTCCAAGCAACCTGTTCCTGAAAATACAAGTACAACTATTGTTGAATATGATTCAAATGGCTTTAAAATTATTAAATTTTCTGACACTGAACATTTAAAATAA